Proteins encoded within one genomic window of Formosa agariphila KMM 3901:
- a CDS encoding SulP family inorganic anion transporter codes for MTDFIRKITPNAKDDVLAGITVSLAMIPEVVAFAFVAQISPIVALFGAFIIGIVSALFGGRPGLISGAAGAVAVIFVHMIQEGHAKGLLFDTPVENMGYFYLLAAVVLMGVIQILSGIFKLGKFVRLIPHPVMLGFVNGLAIVIFMAQLGMFKENTKDIFGQNMRKTESKELVYNVNDNVVTDLISGSQLFSIDGQSINNIATGEEVFIMSDNQVFDVNTKKVVFNVQDNGFYSVKDNGVVKSTMEGNKLYIMIGLVLLTMFIIWGLPKLTKKVPAALTAILIVTLISIFGGLNSINVGDFIRDGGGAGLNGFDELSSKLNLGELWSHLPFNLDTLKFIAPYAFLAASVGLIETLMTMNLVDELTDSRGDGNRECVAQGAGNMLSGILGGTGGCGMIGQTVININAGGRGRLSGVMMAITLLTFILFADKYIEQVPIAALVGVMFMMVIETFAWSSLRIMKKIPVSDAVVLVIVSVVTVFFDLAIAVFVGVIISALAFAWENAKKIRARKRFTEDGKIKTYEIWGPLFFGSITAFNEKFDIKNDPDEVYIDFVESRISDHSAVEAITVIVNKYEAAGKSIKLKHLSEDCKILMCKANPKFKDVIIEDVHDPRYHLAANPEDFPKPLSEYKF; via the coding sequence ATGACAGATTTTATAAGAAAAATAACGCCAAATGCCAAGGATGATGTGTTGGCAGGTATAACGGTGTCGTTAGCCATGATTCCTGAGGTTGTGGCTTTCGCCTTTGTTGCTCAAATTAGTCCAATTGTAGCCCTTTTTGGTGCCTTTATAATAGGAATAGTTTCTGCACTTTTTGGTGGGCGACCTGGTTTAATTTCTGGTGCAGCCGGAGCAGTTGCTGTTATTTTTGTGCATATGATTCAGGAGGGACATGCTAAAGGCCTCTTGTTTGATACGCCCGTAGAAAATATGGGATACTTCTATTTGCTGGCCGCTGTTGTGTTAATGGGAGTTATTCAGATATTATCAGGAATTTTTAAGCTTGGAAAATTTGTGCGTTTAATTCCGCATCCCGTAATGCTAGGGTTTGTTAACGGTTTGGCCATCGTTATTTTTATGGCACAATTGGGGATGTTTAAAGAGAATACAAAAGATATTTTCGGACAAAATATGCGAAAAACCGAGAGTAAAGAATTGGTATATAATGTGAACGATAATGTCGTTACCGATTTAATTTCTGGTAGTCAATTGTTCTCTATAGATGGTCAATCTATTAACAACATTGCCACCGGAGAAGAAGTGTTTATCATGTCCGATAATCAGGTTTTCGATGTTAATACCAAGAAAGTTGTATTTAATGTTCAGGACAATGGTTTTTATTCTGTAAAGGATAACGGGGTTGTAAAATCGACTATGGAAGGCAATAAGCTTTATATTATGATTGGCCTTGTTTTATTAACCATGTTTATTATTTGGGGATTACCTAAGTTAACCAAAAAGGTACCTGCCGCTTTAACAGCTATTTTAATCGTGACTTTAATTTCTATTTTCGGAGGACTTAATTCTATTAATGTAGGAGACTTTATTAGAGATGGAGGAGGCGCTGGATTAAATGGTTTCGATGAATTGTCTAGTAAACTAAACCTCGGAGAACTTTGGAGTCATTTACCATTTAATTTAGATACTTTAAAATTTATTGCGCCTTATGCATTCTTAGCGGCTTCTGTAGGATTAATAGAAACGTTAATGACGATGAATCTTGTAGACGAATTAACCGATTCTAGAGGTGATGGAAACAGAGAGTGTGTAGCACAAGGAGCCGGAAACATGCTAAGTGGAATACTTGGAGGAACCGGAGGTTGTGGTATGATTGGACAAACTGTAATTAATATTAATGCTGGAGGTAGAGGACGCTTGTCTGGTGTAATGATGGCCATCACACTACTTACCTTTATTTTATTTGCAGATAAATATATCGAGCAAGTACCCATTGCAGCTCTAGTGGGTGTAATGTTTATGATGGTTATTGAAACTTTTGCTTGGTCTAGTTTACGAATTATGAAAAAGATTCCAGTTTCTGATGCCGTTGTACTTGTTATCGTTTCTGTGGTAACCGTATTTTTCGATTTAGCAATAGCGGTGTTTGTTGGGGTCATAATTTCTGCACTTGCTTTTGCATGGGAAAATGCGAAAAAGATTAGAGCTAGAAAACGTTTTACTGAAGACGGAAAAATTAAAACATACGAAATCTGGGGCCCACTATTTTTTGGTTCTATAACAGCCTTTAACGAGAAGTTTGATATTAAAAACGACCCAGACGAAGTGTATATCGATTTTGTAGAGTCTAGAATTAGTGATCATTCTGCTGTAGAAGCTATTACTGTTATTGTTAATAAATATGAAGCTGCAGGAAAATCTATTAAATTAAAACATTTAAGTGAAGATTGTAAAATTCTAATGTGCAAAGCCAATCCTAAATTTAAGGATGTGATAATTGAAGATGTTCACGATCCGAGATATCACTTGGCGGCGAATCCAGAGGATTTTCCTAAACCACTTTCGGAATATAAATTTTAA
- the ffh gene encoding signal recognition particle protein: MFNNLSEKLDKALHVLKGHGSITEVNVAETLKEVRRALLDADVNFKIAKDFTTRVKEKALGQDVLTALQPGQLMVKIVKDELTELMGGDAEGINLSGTPSIILMSGLQGSGKTTFSGKLANYLKTKKTKKPLLVACDVYRPAAIDQLHVVGGQINVDVFSDKGNSNPVAIAEAGIAFAKANGHNVVIIDTAGRLAVDEAMMNEISEIHKAIQPQETLFVVDSMTGQDAVNTAKAFNDVLNFDGVILTKLDGDTRGGAAISIKSVVDKPIKFIGTGEKMEAIDVFYPSRMADRILGMGDVVSLVERAQEQFDEEEARKLQKKIAKNQFGFDDFLSQIQQIKKMGNMKDLVGMIPGAGKMMKDIDIDDDAFKHIEAIIHSMTVEERTNPSIINASRKKRIGKGSGTSVQQVNQLLKQFDQMSKMMKMMQGGGGKRMMQAMKNMR, encoded by the coding sequence ATGTTTAATAATTTAAGTGAGAAGTTAGATAAAGCGTTACACGTTCTTAAAGGACATGGAAGTATAACGGAAGTTAATGTTGCAGAAACCTTGAAGGAAGTACGTCGTGCTTTATTAGATGCCGATGTTAACTTTAAAATTGCTAAAGATTTTACCACTAGAGTAAAAGAAAAAGCACTAGGGCAAGATGTATTAACAGCATTACAGCCAGGACAATTAATGGTTAAAATCGTTAAAGACGAATTAACCGAGTTAATGGGAGGTGATGCAGAAGGTATTAATTTGTCTGGTACACCAAGCATTATTTTAATGTCTGGTTTACAAGGATCGGGTAAAACTACATTCTCAGGAAAATTAGCAAACTACCTTAAAACTAAAAAAACTAAGAAGCCTTTATTGGTTGCCTGTGATGTATATCGTCCAGCGGCGATAGATCAATTACATGTAGTTGGTGGACAAATAAATGTAGATGTATTTAGCGATAAGGGAAATAGTAATCCTGTTGCTATTGCCGAAGCAGGTATTGCTTTTGCAAAAGCTAACGGACATAATGTTGTAATTATTGATACCGCGGGGCGTTTAGCTGTAGATGAGGCGATGATGAACGAGATTTCGGAAATTCATAAAGCTATTCAGCCACAAGAAACCTTATTTGTTGTAGATTCTATGACAGGGCAAGATGCAGTAAATACAGCAAAAGCCTTTAATGATGTTTTAAACTTCGACGGAGTTATCCTTACCAAATTAGATGGGGATACACGTGGAGGAGCTGCAATTTCTATTAAATCTGTAGTCGATAAACCAATTAAGTTTATTGGTACAGGTGAGAAAATGGAAGCTATTGATGTGTTCTATCCATCACGTATGGCAGACCGTATTCTTGGAATGGGGGATGTTGTGTCTTTAGTTGAACGTGCTCAAGAGCAGTTTGACGAAGAGGAAGCTAGAAAACTTCAAAAGAAAATTGCAAAGAATCAATTCGGATTCGATGATTTCTTAAGTCAGATTCAGCAAATCAAGAAAATGGGGAACATGAAAGACCTTGTTGGAATGATTCCTGGTGCTGGAAAAATGATGAAAGATATCGATATCGATGACGATGCATTTAAACATATAGAAGCTATCATTCATTCCATGACGGTTGAAGAACGCACTAACCCTTCAATTATTAATGCGAGTAGAAAAAAACGTATTGGTAAAGGGTCTGGAACATCTGTACAACAAGTAAATCAGTTGTTAAAACAGTTTGACCAAATGAGCAAAATGATGAAGATGATGCAAGGTGGTGGCGGAAAGCGCATGATGCAGGCCATGAAGAATATGCGTTAA
- a CDS encoding uracil-DNA glycosylase family protein, whose amino-acid sequence MFKHRHPYAPFIPDSTTKLIVGTLPPPRFSKGILKPGDVDFCYGSIDGLLWPILNTIFNLNLDFETTEAAILQRKVFLKSRNIGICDIVESAEREKIDASDLGMKNIVLRDVVSYLKYYPKIDTLLFTGGNSKNGPEYFFRKHLKSYGIPLKVEQKEVPREHSFELEGRCINTVSLTAPSGAANRAVGGMPFYKQIKQTNTNFNTFDFRVLQYRNFF is encoded by the coding sequence ATGTTCAAACATCGGCATCCTTATGCTCCATTTATACCAGATTCTACAACAAAACTTATTGTTGGCACTTTGCCGCCCCCTCGATTTTCAAAAGGTATTTTAAAACCCGGAGATGTAGATTTTTGTTACGGGAGTATTGATGGTTTATTATGGCCAATTTTAAATACTATTTTCAATCTAAACTTAGATTTTGAAACTACCGAAGCAGCAATTTTACAACGTAAGGTATTTTTAAAATCAAGAAACATTGGAATTTGTGATATAGTTGAAAGCGCTGAACGTGAAAAAATAGACGCCTCAGATCTTGGAATGAAAAATATAGTGTTAAGAGATGTGGTGAGTTATTTAAAATACTATCCTAAAATAGATACACTTTTGTTTACTGGAGGAAACAGTAAGAATGGACCAGAATATTTTTTTAGAAAACATTTAAAATCATATGGTATACCATTAAAAGTAGAACAAAAAGAAGTTCCTAGAGAACATAGCTTTGAATTGGAAGGGAGATGTATTAACACAGTCTCTTTAACAGCGCCCTCCGGCGCTGCTAATAGAGCTGTTGGCGGTATGCCATTTTACAAACAAATCAAACAAACTAATACTAATTTCAATACTTTCGATTTTCGAGTATTGCAATACCGTAATTTTTTTTAA
- the coaD gene encoding pantetheine-phosphate adenylyltransferase, translated as MKRAIFPGSFDPLTLGHYDIITRGVKVFDEIIIAIGINSDKKYMFSLEERLQFIKDTFKDEPKVKVTTYSGLTVDFCKKMDVEFILRGLRNPADFEFEKAIAQTNRKLSEIETVFLLTSSKTSFISSSIVRDVIRHNGDYTLLVPDSVRVKKAP; from the coding sequence ATGAAACGTGCCATCTTCCCAGGATCTTTTGACCCTCTAACCTTAGGCCATTACGACATTATTACACGTGGCGTAAAAGTGTTTGATGAAATTATAATAGCCATCGGAATTAATTCTGATAAAAAATATATGTTCTCTTTAGAAGAACGTCTTCAATTTATTAAAGACACGTTTAAAGACGAACCTAAAGTAAAAGTAACAACCTACTCAGGTCTTACAGTAGATTTTTGTAAAAAAATGGATGTCGAATTTATTTTACGCGGACTAAGAAATCCAGCCGATTTTGAATTCGAGAAAGCCATTGCACAAACCAATAGAAAACTTTCGGAAATAGAAACAGTATTCCTCCTAACCTCATCTAAAACCTCTTTTATTAGTTCTAGCATTGTTAGAGATGTAATACGGCATAACGGAGATTATACACTCCTTGTACCGGATAGTGTAAGAGTAAAAAAAGCGCCATAA
- the yaaA gene encoding peroxide stress protein YaaA codes for MKLVISPAKSLDFERQLPTEVSTEAVFLKEAERLNKVLKNKSAKNLSELMKISDALGQLNYERNQDWELPFTKDNARQAIYTFSGDVYRGFDAFTIAEDKLGKLQNTVRILSGLYGVLKPFDLIQAYRLEMGTKLPVGSKKNLYEFWKASIVKALNEDLEDDELFLNLASNEYFKAVDVKALKVPVITATFKDLKNGEYKIIATYAKLARGYMARYIIDTDAKTVDDLKGFNYENYRYHEQFSTETELVFTR; via the coding sequence ATGAAATTAGTTATATCTCCAGCGAAATCATTAGATTTTGAACGTCAATTGCCAACAGAAGTTTCCACTGAAGCGGTTTTTTTAAAGGAAGCAGAGCGTTTAAATAAGGTGTTGAAAAATAAATCGGCAAAAAATTTGTCCGAGTTAATGAAAATATCTGATGCTCTTGGACAATTAAATTACGAAAGAAACCAGGACTGGGAATTACCGTTTACAAAAGACAATGCCAGACAAGCTATTTATACTTTTAGCGGAGATGTTTATCGTGGTTTTGATGCATTTACAATAGCTGAAGATAAGTTAGGTAAATTACAAAATACAGTTAGAATACTCTCTGGACTATATGGGGTTTTAAAACCTTTCGATTTAATACAAGCGTATCGGTTAGAGATGGGAACAAAATTACCTGTTGGCTCTAAAAAGAACTTATATGAGTTTTGGAAAGCGTCTATCGTGAAGGCTTTAAACGAAGACTTGGAAGACGACGAATTATTTTTAAATTTAGCTAGTAACGAATATTTTAAAGCTGTAGATGTTAAGGCATTAAAAGTGCCAGTAATAACTGCAACATTTAAAGACTTGAAAAACGGAGAATATAAAATTATTGCAACTTATGCAAAGTTAGCAAGAGGATATATGGCCCGATACATTATCGATACTGATGCGAAAACTGTCGATGATTTAAAAGGCTTTAACTACGAAAACTATAGATACCATGAGCAATTCTCAACAGAAACCGAGTTGGTCTTTACAAGATAA
- a CDS encoding PASTA domain-containing protein — translation MSLIKFLTSKTFFLNLLLAIVAIFAISYLMLKWLNSTTNHGEFETVPDLTGTSISVAKAELEKNQLVMQIQDSANFNPDYPKFSVIEQDPKAGFKVKRDRKIYITLNPSGYRKVLVPELTDRTFRQAKPTLEALGFQVGTIRYEDNIGKDMVLHVSHKGQDIKKGDMLPKTSKIDLVLGNGNRPN, via the coding sequence ATGAGCCTTATAAAATTCCTTACGAGTAAAACATTTTTTCTGAATTTACTGTTAGCAATAGTAGCTATTTTTGCGATTAGTTATTTAATGTTAAAATGGTTAAACAGCACCACAAATCATGGTGAGTTTGAAACGGTTCCAGATTTAACCGGAACTTCAATATCTGTGGCAAAGGCCGAATTAGAGAAAAACCAATTAGTGATGCAAATTCAGGATTCAGCAAATTTTAACCCAGATTATCCTAAATTTTCGGTTATAGAACAAGATCCTAAAGCAGGTTTTAAAGTTAAAAGAGATAGAAAAATATACATTACACTTAATCCTTCGGGATATAGAAAAGTGTTGGTGCCAGAATTAACAGATCGTACATTTCGACAAGCAAAACCAACGCTTGAGGCTTTAGGTTTTCAAGTAGGAACTATTAGATACGAAGACAATATTGGAAAAGATATGGTTTTACACGTATCTCATAAAGGACAAGATATAAAGAAAGGCGATATGTTACCTAAAACATCTAAAATCGATTTAGTATTAGGAAACGGTAATAGACCAAATTAA
- a CDS encoding RluA family pseudouridine synthase, whose translation MSDYTPQNEEAEDELYEHYAFTAEKGQSPLRIDKYLMNFVENATRSKIQAAAKSGNIFVNGVAVKSNYKVKGNDVIKVLFAHPPYENLLVGENIPIDIVYEDDDLLVVNKPAGMVVHPGHGNYSGTLINALIYHFENLPENSSGRPGLVHRIDKDTSGLLVVAKTEEAMAHLSLQFAEKTSEREYVAIVWGNVEEEEGTVEGNIGRHPKNRLQNTVFFGEDEDKGKPAVTHYKVIERLGYVTLVSCKLETGRTHQIRVHMKHIGHTLFNDERYGGEKILKGTTFTKYKQFVDNCFKILPRQALHAKTLGFKHPRTKEFMRFNTEIPEDMEQCIEKWKHYVKHQETDNV comes from the coding sequence ATGAGTGATTATACACCACAAAACGAAGAGGCTGAAGACGAGCTTTACGAGCATTATGCTTTTACAGCAGAAAAGGGGCAATCGCCACTTCGAATTGATAAATATTTAATGAATTTTGTAGAAAATGCTACCCGAAGTAAAATTCAGGCGGCTGCAAAATCTGGAAATATTTTTGTTAATGGCGTTGCCGTTAAATCCAATTATAAGGTTAAAGGTAACGATGTTATTAAAGTACTTTTTGCGCATCCACCATACGAGAATTTACTTGTAGGGGAAAATATTCCAATTGATATTGTTTACGAAGACGACGATTTATTAGTTGTGAATAAACCTGCCGGAATGGTTGTGCATCCAGGTCACGGTAATTATTCTGGAACCTTAATAAATGCATTAATTTATCATTTTGAAAACCTTCCAGAAAATTCTTCTGGACGTCCAGGTTTAGTACATAGAATAGATAAAGATACTAGCGGATTGTTGGTGGTTGCAAAGACAGAAGAAGCCATGGCACACTTATCTTTACAGTTTGCAGAGAAGACATCCGAACGTGAATATGTTGCTATTGTTTGGGGTAATGTAGAGGAAGAAGAAGGAACTGTTGAAGGTAATATTGGGCGTCATCCTAAAAATAGACTTCAAAACACTGTTTTTTTTGGTGAAGATGAAGATAAAGGGAAACCAGCTGTGACGCACTATAAGGTTATCGAGCGTTTAGGTTATGTGACTTTGGTGTCATGTAAACTAGAAACGGGACGTACACACCAAATTCGTGTGCATATGAAACATATTGGTCATACCTTATTTAACGATGAACGTTATGGTGGAGAGAAGATTTTAAAGGGAACTACATTTACTAAATATAAACAGTTTGTAGATAATTGTTTTAAAATTTTACCGAGACAAGCCCTGCATGCGAAAACTTTAGGATTCAAACATCCAAGAACGAAAGAGTTTATGCGTTTTAACACAGAAATTCCAGAAGATATGGAGCAGTGTATTGAAAAATGGAAACACTACGTAAAGCATCAAGAAACAGATAATGTATAA
- a CDS encoding 30S ribosomal protein THX: protein MGRGDKKTKRGKISRGTYGVNRPRIKKKVRPEEKINIDKDPTVKR, encoded by the coding sequence ATGGGCAGAGGAGATAAAAAAACCAAACGCGGAAAAATAAGTAGAGGTACCTACGGAGTAAATAGACCGAGAATTAAGAAAAAAGTTAGACCTGAGGAAAAAATTAATATTGATAAAGACCCTACAGTAAAGCGGTAA
- a CDS encoding D-alanine--D-alanine ligase → MKKNIAIIMGGYSSEFEISLNSGNVVYQSLNPSKFNAFRIHIFKNKWVYVNKNDEEFPIDKNDFSTTIDGEKTKFDCVFNAIHGAPGEDGFLQGYFKLINMPQTSCDMYQAAVTYNKRDCLSVLKPYGIKTAEAFYLNLGDVINEDAIIEKVGLPCFVKANKAGSSFGVSKAYKKEDLKAAIDVAFKEDDEIIIESFLDGIEVSVGVITYKGETKVLPITEIVSENDFFDYKAKYLGQSQEITPARLTAEQEDKVNTLAKKVYEILKMKGFSRSEFIFKDGEPHLLEINTVPGMTKESILPQQAAVAGISLSDLFGSAIEDALK, encoded by the coding sequence ATGAAAAAAAACATTGCCATCATTATGGGTGGTTATTCTAGCGAGTTCGAAATTTCTCTAAACAGCGGAAACGTTGTATACCAATCACTTAACCCTTCAAAATTCAATGCTTTCAGAATCCATATTTTTAAAAACAAATGGGTGTATGTTAACAAAAATGATGAAGAGTTTCCGATTGACAAAAATGACTTTTCGACAACTATTGATGGTGAAAAAACCAAATTCGACTGTGTTTTTAATGCCATTCATGGAGCACCAGGTGAAGATGGCTTCTTACAAGGTTATTTTAAGCTTATAAATATGCCACAAACAAGTTGCGATATGTACCAAGCAGCTGTAACTTATAACAAGCGCGATTGCCTAAGTGTTTTGAAACCATATGGTATAAAAACAGCCGAAGCCTTCTATTTAAATTTAGGCGATGTTATAAACGAAGACGCTATTATAGAAAAAGTAGGTTTACCATGTTTTGTAAAGGCAAACAAAGCAGGAAGTAGTTTTGGAGTTTCTAAAGCGTATAAAAAAGAAGATTTAAAAGCAGCCATTGATGTGGCCTTTAAAGAAGATGATGAAATAATTATTGAATCATTTTTAGATGGAATCGAAGTTTCTGTAGGCGTGATTACTTATAAAGGTGAAACCAAAGTGTTACCAATTACTGAAATTGTAAGTGAGAATGATTTTTTCGATTACAAAGCCAAATACTTGGGGCAATCGCAAGAAATTACACCTGCTAGATTAACGGCCGAACAAGAAGACAAAGTAAACACTCTAGCAAAGAAAGTCTACGAAATTTTAAAAATGAAAGGTTTCTCGAGAAGTGAATTTATTTTTAAAGATGGAGAACCTCATTTGTTAGAGATTAATACCGTTCCGGGAATGACTAAAGAAAGCATCTTACCTCAGCAAGCGGCTGTGGCAGGGATCTCACTATCAGATTTATTTGGAAGTGCCATTGAGGATGCTTTAAAATAA
- a CDS encoding M14 family metallopeptidase, translating to MKYFAYAFLTLLLTNTLHAQTQNNFLTHFEKSNGLETATYDEVIQFYKNLASTYPQISIKTMGKTDSGQPLHMVTLNSDAIFNFSEIRKEKRILLVNNGIHPGESDGIDATMMLYRDIVQGKVNMPKHTVLVTIPVFNIGGSLNRNSTTRTNQNGPKAYGFRGNARNYDLNRDFIKSDTRNAKAFAEIFHTVQPDVFIDNHVSNGADYQYTLTHLFTQHNKLGGHLGNYLHTKMMPELEQNLASKDWDITPYVNVFNQVPEVGFSQFLDNPRYSTGYTTLFNTLGMMVETHMLKPYKPRVEGTYELMKSMIELIEKDYKIIKTLRAEANQAFLEAETYDLNWTVDTTKFSTIQFKGFEGEYISSAVTGLKRLKYDRSKPFTKAVKYQNYFKPTTKVSIPKAYIIPQGWYSIIELLKLNQVEMTPLQADQTFTVETYHITDFDTKKEAYEGHYLHSNTTVTSTTETLQFRAGDYYIETRQPAIRYLLETLEPQAVDSFFNWNFFDTILQQKEGFSPYVWEDLALELLNSNAELKHEFEANKQSDKAFSENWYAQLDWIHQHSNYYEKAHKRYPIFRVN from the coding sequence ATGAAATATTTCGCTTACGCTTTCCTTACCCTTCTACTAACGAATACGTTACATGCGCAAACCCAAAATAACTTCCTGACGCATTTCGAAAAAAGTAATGGTTTAGAAACCGCTACCTACGATGAAGTTATTCAATTTTATAAAAATTTAGCCTCAACTTATCCTCAGATTTCTATAAAAACCATGGGTAAAACGGACTCAGGACAGCCCTTACATATGGTGACTTTAAACTCTGATGCCATTTTTAATTTTTCTGAAATTCGAAAAGAGAAACGCATTCTACTCGTTAATAACGGTATTCATCCTGGAGAAAGCGACGGTATAGACGCCACAATGATGCTGTATCGCGATATTGTTCAAGGCAAAGTAAACATGCCAAAACATACAGTCTTAGTTACTATTCCAGTGTTTAACATTGGCGGAAGCTTAAACCGAAATTCGACAACAAGAACCAACCAAAACGGACCCAAAGCCTATGGCTTTAGAGGAAATGCAAGGAATTATGATTTGAATCGCGATTTTATAAAAAGCGACACTAGAAACGCTAAAGCCTTTGCCGAAATTTTTCATACCGTTCAACCCGATGTGTTTATAGATAATCACGTAAGTAATGGTGCCGATTATCAGTACACCTTAACGCATTTATTTACGCAACACAACAAACTTGGTGGTCATTTAGGGAACTATTTACATACTAAAATGATGCCTGAACTGGAACAAAATTTAGCATCGAAAGATTGGGACATCACCCCGTATGTAAATGTTTTTAACCAAGTTCCAGAGGTAGGTTTTAGTCAGTTTTTAGATAACCCAAGATATTCTACCGGCTACACTACCCTTTTTAACACATTAGGAATGATGGTAGAAACACATATGCTTAAACCGTACAAACCAAGAGTCGAAGGCACCTACGAACTCATGAAAAGCATGATTGAACTCATTGAAAAAGATTACAAGATTATAAAAACCTTGAGAGCAGAAGCAAACCAAGCGTTCTTAGAAGCTGAAACTTACGATTTAAATTGGACGGTAGACACCACTAAATTTTCCACCATACAATTTAAAGGATTTGAAGGCGAATATATAAGCAGTGCGGTTACGGGATTAAAACGTTTAAAATACGACCGTTCTAAACCTTTTACTAAAGCAGTTAAGTATCAGAACTACTTTAAACCCACAACTAAAGTCTCCATCCCAAAAGCTTATATAATTCCGCAAGGTTGGTATTCGATTATTGAATTGCTGAAATTAAATCAGGTAGAGATGACGCCATTACAAGCAGACCAAACATTTACAGTTGAAACTTATCATATTACAGATTTCGACACTAAAAAAGAGGCTTACGAGGGGCACTATTTACACTCCAATACAACGGTGACTTCAACAACAGAAACCTTACAATTTAGAGCGGGCGATTATTATATCGAAACCCGTCAGCCCGCAATTCGTTATCTTTTAGAAACTCTAGAACCTCAAGCTGTAGACTCTTTCTTTAACTGGAATTTCTTCGACACCATTCTTCAACAAAAAGAAGGATTTTCGCCTTACGTTTGGGAAGATTTAGCTTTAGAACTGCTAAACAGCAATGCAGAGCTTAAACACGAATTTGAAGCCAATAAACAATCAGATAAAGCCTTTTCCGAAAACTGGTATGCTCAATTAGATTGGATACATCAGCACAGTAACTATTATGAAAAAGCACATAAACGTTACCCTATTTTTAGAGTCAATTAA
- a CDS encoding bifunctional 5,10-methylenetetrahydrofolate dehydrogenase/5,10-methenyltetrahydrofolate cyclohydrolase: MTILDGKKVSNDIKDEITEQVKKMKAKGEKVPHLAAIIVGNDGASLTYVGSKVRACERVGFESTLVKMSSTTSEVELLDKINELNENPEIDGYIVQLPLPEQIDTQKVLLAVNPDKDVDGFHPANFGKMALDMTTFIPATPFGILELLERYGVETSGKHTVVIGRSHIVGRPMSILMGRKGFPGNSTVTLTHSHTKNITQITSQADIIISALGVPNFLKAEMVKDDAVIIDVGITRVADDSTEKGYRITGDVDFVNVSKKASFITPVPGGVGPMTIAMLLKNTLLACERHRSKA, translated from the coding sequence ATGACAATTTTAGACGGAAAAAAGGTTAGTAACGATATTAAAGACGAAATCACCGAGCAAGTAAAAAAAATGAAAGCCAAAGGTGAAAAAGTTCCTCATTTAGCAGCGATAATAGTTGGTAATGATGGTGCGAGTCTAACCTATGTAGGTAGTAAAGTTCGTGCTTGCGAACGTGTAGGTTTCGAATCTACTTTAGTTAAAATGTCTAGTACTACTAGCGAAGTAGAATTGTTAGATAAAATTAATGAATTAAACGAAAACCCAGAGATTGATGGGTATATCGTTCAGTTACCTTTACCAGAACAAATCGATACTCAAAAAGTGTTATTAGCCGTAAATCCAGATAAAGATGTAGATGGTTTTCATCCTGCAAATTTTGGTAAAATGGCGTTAGATATGACAACTTTTATTCCTGCTACTCCTTTTGGAATTTTAGAATTATTAGAGCGTTACGGTGTTGAAACTAGCGGGAAACATACAGTGGTTATTGGACGTTCTCATATAGTAGGTCGCCCTATGAGTATATTAATGGGGAGAAAAGGATTTCCAGGAAATTCTACCGTAACACTAACACATAGTCACACAAAAAACATTACACAAATTACTTCGCAAGCAGATATAATTATTTCGGCTTTAGGAGTTCCTAATTTCTTAAAAGCAGAAATGGTAAAAGATGATGCTGTAATTATAGATGTAGGAATTACGCGTGTTGCAGACGATTCGACAGAAAAAGGTTATAGAATTACTGGAGATGTAGATTTTGTTAATGTGAGTAAGAAAGCAAGTTTTATTACACCAGTTCCTGGAGGAGTTGGTCCTATGACGATTGCTATGCTTTTAAAAAACACATTGTTAGCTTGTGAAAGACATCGTTCTAAAGCATAA